Genomic segment of Candidatus Zixiibacteriota bacterium:
GAATTCATGGATGCGTCGAAACGATATCAAATTCAAAGATCTTTATAAAGGAGTTGGAATTGGTTTCCGGCTCGTTGTTCCGGGGATTGGGACTCTCGGATTTGATTTTGGTTACCCGCTGGATGAAAAGCGCGGTCAGAAGAAATCCTGGCACCCTCATTTCCAGGCGGGTACTATTTTCAGATAGGCCAAGGCGCAGAATAAAAATACAAATAAGGAGCATTATAATGAAAGGCAAAGATTCAATTCTGTTGGCGATGCTTTTTGCTGGGGCCATGATAGGAATATCCTCCACGGCGATGGCGCAAATCGGTAAATTCGGCTATGTCGATTCCGACAAGATATTCTCCGAGTTTAAAGAGTGGTCCAAAGCTCAGGAGGAATTCAATACCGAATACAAGGCGTGGGATGATAAAGCCAAGGAAATGCAGAAAGAGCTTGAAGATATGATTGCTGATTATGATAAGCAGAAACTCATCCTTTCGCCGGAAAAGAAAAAAGAGCGCGAGACGGCTATCGATACCAAGCGGCAAGCCCTGGATACATTTACCAAGGAAATATTCGGTCCCGCCGGAACGGCTGAAAGAAAGAATAGCGAACTGGTCAAGCCGCTGCTCGAGAAGATCAACGCCGCCATCGAACGGGTGGCCACTGAAGGAAACTACGATTTCGTTTTCAATTCGACCGGGCTGGCCTACGCCAAGAAGGATTATGACATCACGATCAAGGTCTTGGGTGTTCTTGAAGGCGAATGAGCTTCTGGTGAATGACCTTGGGCATCAGGCTTAAAACGCTGGCTGAAATATCGGGCGGTATATTATCCGGCAATGGTGAAATTGAAATCGCTTCCGCCGCCCCCATCGAGACCGCCTGTGCCGGCCAGATCACATTTGTAGCCAACAAGAAGTATCAGAGATTCCTCGCGACGACCGCCGCCTCGGCGGTCGTTTTGGCTGATGATGTCACTTTTGACCGCATACCGGTCATTCATCACAAAAACCCCTACTTGGCATTCGCGCTCATACTCGATGCCCTTTATCCCCCGGAAGAGCCAATCCTCAAAGGAATTGACCCGAGCGCAATAATCGCGGCCAGCGCAAAAATCGGCGGCAATTACTCTATCGGTGCTCTGAGCTTTGTAGGCGAAGATACTCTTATCGGCGAAAATGCCTTTATCGCCCCGCAGGTTCATATCGGCAACAGGGTCAAAATCGGCCATGATTGCCGGCTTTATCCCGGGGTGATTCTTCTGGATGACACCAAATTAGGCAATAATGTTATTATCCATGGCGGCACAGTTGTCGGCGCCGACGGATTCGGATACGCACGCCATGAGAGAGGCATCAAGAAAGTCAAGCAGGTCGGCTGGGTGGAAATTGACTCCGAGGTCGAAATCGGGGCCAATTGCACTATCGACCGGGGTGCCCTTGGTCCGACAAAAATCGGACGCGGGTGCAAAATCGACAACCTGGTGCAGATAGCGCACAATGTTGAATTAGGCGAGAATTGCATCATTGTCTCTCAGGTCGGCATCTCCGGCTCGACCAGACTGGGGAACGGTGTTATTCTGGCCGGGCAGGTCGGTCTGGTGGGACATATCGAGTTGGGTGATGGCGTCATGGTCGGCGCTCAATCGGGGGTAAGCCACAGTATTCCCGCCGGGAAATCCTATTTCGGCTATCCTGCCCGCGAAATAATGAGCACGAAACGTATCGAGGCCTGTTTGAGCCGCCTGCCGGAGTTATTCAGACGGGTGCGAGAACTGGAAGAAAAGAAATAGCTTCTAGGGGTGCCGAGTGTAAAGTCAGGAAATCCTTCGATAACTCCGAATATATCCTTAATGCTGTAATCGAGAAGAAAAAGATACCATATTCTCGCAAATGCGGGTCTCTTTTTGCCGAAGTTTTTCTCGCGGCACCATGAGCTTTCATGGCATTGGGGGCATTTGAGCAATTTCTTATCCGGAAAATGAGGGGAAATAAAGTCAGTCAAAGCAGAAATAACGAAAAGGTGTCCGCATTTGTAACAAAGGTAAGCGCTATTTTCGGCGTGCCAGCGGACAAAAAAGTATAATCCAATTCCTACGACAATGAGCCAGAGAATAATTCCGGCCAGCCAGAAGATAATTACAAACACCCCCCCAGCCAGCGCAATGACATAGAGAACGATTAATTGCCGCTTTCTTGATTGTCCCGATGAGATGCCCATATTTCAGTCTGTGCAACCAAATCCACCATGAAATGAAGAGGGGCAGGCGACCGGCCTAACCCTTCCCAATTTCGGCACCAAGATGAATTACTAGAACGGCAGGTCTTCGTCTTCCGAGCCTAAATCATTTACCGGTGGGGCTTCGGTCTGCGCATCAGCTCTCGGCGGCACTTCGGCTGCCTCGCGGCTGCCCAGAAACTGAACTCTCTGGGCCACAATTTCGGTGGTATACCGCTTGTTTCCTTCCTTATCCTCCCACGACCGCGTTTGAATCCTGCCCTCTATATAGACCTGTCTTCCTTTGGCAAGATATTCTTTAACCATCTCGGCCATCCGACCCCAGACGATGATATTATGCCACTCGGTTCGATCCTGAAGGACTCCGCTTTTGTCTTTCCATTTCTCCGATGTCGCCAAGGAAAACGAGGCCACTGCCTGTCCTCCCGGGGTATAACGAAGTTCCGGGTCCTTGCCCAGATTGCCGATAAGAATAGCCTTATTGATTCCGGCCATAAAAGATACCTTCCTTCTGCTTTAAGATTATTGCGCCCAATATAAAAGCCCTGTCTTCCCCTGTCAATAACATATCACTTATACCATCTTTTTTGCTTGTTGTCAATCACAGGGCGTATTATCTTTTCTGACATTCAGAAAGCGGAAATATGGAATTATTGCGTCTAAATGAAAAGGAAGTCGCCGGCCGGCTGGAACAATTTCTGGCTCTGAAGCTGCGCGAATCGGGCCTGGCGGGATATATTGTAGGCCTTTCCGGCGGGATTGACTCTTCCCTATCGGCGGCGATTGGGGTCAGGGCGGTCGGCGTCACGAAAATTCTGGGCCTGATTTTGCCTTACGCCCGCTCCTCTCATCAATCCGAAAAAGATGCTCTCGAATTTGCCGCCCAATACGAAATAAAGACGGAGAAGGTGGAAATCACGCCGATGATTGACGCCTATATTGGAGATATTCGGAAAATAGACCCGGTTCGGGCCGGTAACAAAATGGC
This window contains:
- a CDS encoding OmpH family outer membrane protein yields the protein MKGKDSILLAMLFAGAMIGISSTAMAQIGKFGYVDSDKIFSEFKEWSKAQEEFNTEYKAWDDKAKEMQKELEDMIADYDKQKLILSPEKKKERETAIDTKRQALDTFTKEIFGPAGTAERKNSELVKPLLEKINAAIERVATEGNYDFVFNSTGLAYAKKDYDITIKVLGVLEGE
- the lpxD gene encoding UDP-3-O-(3-hydroxymyristoyl)glucosamine N-acyltransferase, producing MTLGIRLKTLAEISGGILSGNGEIEIASAAPIETACAGQITFVANKKYQRFLATTAASAVVLADDVTFDRIPVIHHKNPYLAFALILDALYPPEEPILKGIDPSAIIAASAKIGGNYSIGALSFVGEDTLIGENAFIAPQVHIGNRVKIGHDCRLYPGVILLDDTKLGNNVIIHGGTVVGADGFGYARHERGIKKVKQVGWVEIDSEVEIGANCTIDRGALGPTKIGRGCKIDNLVQIAHNVELGENCIIVSQVGISGSTRLGNGVILAGQVGLVGHIELGDGVMVGAQSGVSHSIPAGKSYFGYPAREIMSTKRIEACLSRLPELFRRVRELEEKK
- a CDS encoding single-stranded DNA-binding protein; amino-acid sequence: MAGINKAILIGNLGKDPELRYTPGGQAVASFSLATSEKWKDKSGVLQDRTEWHNIIVWGRMAEMVKEYLAKGRQVYIEGRIQTRSWEDKEGNKRYTTEIVAQRVQFLGSREAAEVPPRADAQTEAPPVNDLGSEDEDLPF